The Cloacibacillus sp. An23 genomic sequence TTTCTTCTGCGAAACGCCTCCTGCGACCGCTTCGGTGGTCTGCGGCGCGCCCTCTTACGAATGGGGCGACTCGGAGTGGATGGCGGGCCGTGCGGCGAAGAACGCGCCGGACGCGCCGCAGTCGATATACGAGCTGCACGCAGGCTCGTGGCGGCGCGGCGACGGAAACACTATGCTCGGCTGGCGCGGCCTCGCCGCTGAGCTTCCGCGCTATCTTAAGGACGAGGGATTCACGCACGTGGAATTCATGCCCGTCATGGAGCATCCTTTCTACGGCTCGTGGGGCTATCAGACGACGGGATATTACGCCCCGACTTCGCGCTACGGATCGCCCGAGGATTTTATGTCGCTCGTCGACGCCCTGCACCGCGAGGGCATAGGCGTGATACTCGACTGGGTCCCGTCGCATTTCCCGATGGACGCGCACGGACTCGCGCGCTTCGACGGCACGGCTCTTTACGAGCACGCCGACCCGCGCCAGGGCTTCCACCCGGACTGGAAGAGCGCGATATTCAACTACGGGCGCAACGAGGTGCGCAGCTTCCTCGTCTCGTCCGCGAACTTCTGGCTTGAACGGTATCACGCCGACGGCATCCGCGTGGACGCCGTGGCGTCGATGCTTTATCTCGACTATTCGCGCCGCGACGGCGAATGGGTGCCGAACAAATACGGCGGCAAGGAAAACTGCGACGCCATAGATTTCATTAAGGAGCTGAACTGCGCGCTCTACGAAGAGCATCCCGGCATAATGACGACGGCGGAGGAGTCCACCTCGTGGCCGATGGTGACGAAGCCGACGTGGCTCGGAGGCCTCGGCTTCGGCTATAAATGGAACATGGGCTGGATGAACGACTTCCTATCGTATATGTCGAAGGACCCGATCTTCCGCAAATACTGCCACGACAAGCTGACCTTCGGCATGTGGTACGCCTACTCCGAGAATTTCGTGCTGCCCTTCTCGCACGACGAGGTCGTCTACGGCAAACGCTCGCTGCTTGAAAAAATGCCCGGCGACGCCTGGCAGAAGGCGGCCAATCTGCGCCTCGCCTTCGGCTGGATGTTCTGCCATCCAGGCAAGAAGCTCGTGTTCATGGGAGGGGAGTTCGGACAGAGCCGCGAGTGGAACCACGACCAGAGCCTCGACTGGCATGAGCTCAAGGACCCGCGCCACGCGGGCATCGCGCGCTGGTTCGCGGATGTCTGCCGCTTCTACCGTGAGAGCCCGGAGCTCTGGGAGCTCGACAATTCGCCGAAGGGCTTCGAATGGATAGATTGTTCTGACAGGGATTCTAGCGTCGTCTCATTCATAAGGCGCGACGGCGAAGGACATACGCTCGCGCTCGCCGCGAACTTCACGCCGGTCGTGCGCAGCGGCTACCGCGTGGGACTGCCGTGCGGCGGCGCGTGGCTCGAAGTCCTCAACAGCGACGCGGAAGTTTACGGCGGCTCCGGCGTCGGCAACATGGGGCGCGTCGAGACCGAGGAAAAGGAATTCCACGGACGCCCGTACTCGGCGGAGCTGACGATCCCGCCGCTCGGCTGCGTGGTGCTGAAGCCGGAGGATGAATAGAACAGGCGCAGGATACGCGGCTCGCAGGCGGTATTTGTTTTTTTCAGAATTTTCAAAGCGCGGGCGCATTGTCCGCGCTTTTGCCTTATAATATAGCGGCTTTGGAATATTTGCGCTCGGAGGCGTTGCGATTTGTCTACAGGTAGAAGAAGCGGAGTTTTGCTGCACGTCACATCCCTGCCAGGCCCGTACGGCGCGGGAGATTTCGGGACTTGCGCCGTGAGATTCGCGGAGTTCCTGAAAGAAGGCGGTTTCTCTCTATGGCAGATGCTTCCGCTCACGCCTGTGCTTCCTGTCTTTGGAAATTCGCCGTACAGCAGCCCTTCGGCCTTCGCCGGGAACCCGTCGCTCGTCAGCCCGGAGCTGCTCTTCGAGGACGGTCTTCTGACGCGCGCCGAAATTGAAGCGCACGCCGTCCATTCAGGGCGCGCCGCGGATTTCACCGCAGCGTCGGATATTCGCGCGCGGCTCGTCGCGCTCGCGTGGGAGCGATTTCGCGGCGGCGTATGTCATCAGATGTCGGATGACTTTGAAAAGTTCAGGACGGAAGAAAAATACTGGCTTCGCGATTACGCGCTCTATTCCCTACTGAAGGAGAAGAACGGCGGACGCTGCTGGGCCGAGTGGGCCACGGAGTTCGCGGCGCACGACGAAGCTGCGCTCGCTCGTTTCGAGACGGAGCATTCGGACGGGCTTTCTCTCATAGAATTTACGCAGTTTATATTTTTCCGCCAGCTCGGCGCGCTTTCGGCGCGCTGCGCGGAGCTCGGCGTCGAACTGATGTGCGACGCTCCGATATACGTCGCGTGGGACGGCGCGGACGTCTGGGCCGCGCGATGGCTTTTCGATCTGGAGCCGGACGGCAGGCCGCGCTGCGTCGCTGGAGTGCCGCCGGACTATTTCAGCGAGACTGGACAGCGCTGGGGAAACCCGCTCTATAAATGGGAGGAGATGCGCCGCGACGGCTTCTCCTGGTGGCGCTCGCGGCTGCGCCATATGCTGAAATACTGTTCTCTCGTTAGGATAGATCATTTCCGCGGACTCTCGGCCTTCTGGGAGATTCCTGCTTCGTGCGAGACGGCTAAGGAAGGATGCTGGCGTCCCGCGCTCGGCGGAGAGATGCTCGAAGCGTTCCGCCGCGAGGATTGCGGCGGAGGGGAGCTGCCGCTCGTCGCGGAGGATCTCGGCATAATAACCGACGACGTGCGCGAGCTTATGGCGCGCTTCGGCCTGCCCGGCATGAAGGTGCTGATGTTCGCCTTCGGAGGGCGCGTAGCGGAAAATCCATACGCGCCGCACAACATAACGCCGCGCAGCGCCGTCTACACCGGCACGCACGACAACGACACGGCGGCTGGGTGGTGGGCCGAAAGCGCGACAGATGAAGAGCGCGGTAATTTCTCGCTCTACTGCTGGCGCGGCGTGGACGCGCGAAACGCAGCGGAGATAATGACGCGCATGGCTCTTTCGTCGTCCGCGGAGCTTGCCGTGATCCCGGCGCAGGACCTCCTCGGCCTCGGCTCGGAATGCCGCATGAACCGCCCGTCAGTGCCGAAAGGCAACTGGGGTTGGCGGCTTACGTATGACGAGGCCGCGCGTCTTATGGACGGCGCGCCGCGGCTGCGCGCCCTTAACGATATTTACGGAAGGCTGCCGCGGTGAATTATTTAGGCAATTCGATTTCAGGCTATAGAGCCGCCGGAGACGGCCGCCGCGAGCTGATATTCTTCTGTCTCTGGGCGCTCGCCGTCTACGCGAAATTCTTCGGCCTCGAATGCGAGGTTTGGGGCCGTCTGCCGCGTGCGCCGCTCGCTTACGCTCTGTCCGCGGCGCTGTGCGCGGCATTCGCCGCGGCGCTTTCGCTGCTTCCGCGCCGCGTCCGTTTCGCCTGCGCGCTCGCGCTCGATTTGGCTTTTTCGGCGCTCATAGTTACCGACCTGCTGCATATGAGGTTCTACTCCGACCTGTTCACACTGCACAATCTCGGCCTTTCCGGACAGGTTGACGACGTTTCCGACTCCGTCCTCGCGCTGCTCTCTCCGCGTGACATCCTTTATTTCTGCGATATTCCGCTGCTTCTGGTATATCGCAGGTTCGCGGCACGGGCGCGCGCCGCGAACCTGTTCGGCGCTCTGACGCCGCGCCGCGCCGCCGTCTCGTGCGCCGCGCTCGCCGCGTCGCTGGGCCTGTTTTTGTTTCTGATCGACGGCTACGACCGCCGGATGCCGAACGCTCTGTCCGCGATGTGGGACCGCCCGGCGGTCTGCTGCAACGTCGGCGCCATGGCCTACCACGCCGCTGACGCGCGCAACGTTCTGCGCGCGAGCTTCGGGCGGCGCGCCCTCAGCGCCGCAGAGCGCGAGGCCGCCGCCGAAGAATTTGCGGCGTTCCGCGCGTCGCTCAGGCCTCCATATCCCGAGGCCTTCGGAGCCGCCAAAGGCAAGAACCTCATAATGATACAGGCCGAGTCGCTCCAGAGCTTCGTAATCGGCCTTCGTGTTAACGGGCGCGAGGTGACGCCGAATCTCAACCGCTTCGCGCGCGAGGCGTCGTTTGCAGGAGACCTCTATGTCCAGACCGGCCTCGGCAACAGCGCTGACGCTGAGTTCCTAGCCAACGCCGGGATGTACCCGGCGCGCTCCGGCGTCGCGTACATCCGTTTCGCAGACAGAAGCTACGACGCCCTGCCGCGTGTGCTGCGCGCCCACGGATATGCGGCGCTCGCGATGCACGGCGACCGCGCAGGATTCTGGAACCGCGCGCACATGTATCCGTCGCTCGGCTTCGAGCGGTTCGTCAGCAAAAAAGATTACGAGGTTGACGAAGCCGTAGGGCTCGGCCTCAGCGACGCGAGCTTCTTCCGTCAGTCGCTCGCTATGCTCGAGACGGAGAAGCGTCCCTTCTACGCCTTCCTCGTCTCGCTTTCCAGCCATTATCCGTTCGGCTTCCCTGAACTGCTGAAGCTCGCGGACTTCGACCAGGGGAGTGAGGCCGAAGGCACGATACTCCGCAGCTATCTTGCGGCTATTCATTACTTCGACCGCGAATTCGGCCGTTTTATCGGCGGACTGAAAGAAAACGGGCTTTACGACGAAAGCGTCGTGATAATATATGGCGACCACTCGGCCATACCGAAGTGGGACTCCGCCTCTTTGGGGAAACTTCTCGGGAAAAATCTGGATAACGAATGGGAATGGCGCGCCGCCAACATGGTGCCGATGATGGTCCGCGTCCCAGGCGGCGCGAAGCTGCCGTACGTCTGCGGGCGCGCGCTAGGGCAGATAGATATTCCGGCCTCCGCCGCGTCGCTGCTCGGCGTCGAATTTTCGTCCGGACTCGGAAGGAACATCTTCGCCCCCGAGCCGGCCTCCGCGCCGGTGATTTTCAGAAGCGGCGGCTACGTCTGCGGCGGAACGCTCGTCGAGCCGGCCTCGAAAAACGCCGTGGACATAAGGACTGGCGAGGAAGAAGAATACGGCGCCCCGTTTGCAGAAATGAGCGCCTTCTGCGCGCGCATACTCGGCCTCAGCGACAAAATCCTCGAATACGGACTGCGTCTTAACTCGGCTCGGTAAACGGCGCGGGCGGATACTGAGCGGAGCGAGCCGCAGCGCGTTCGACCGGCTGCGTTTGCGCGCAGATGGCATAGCGCTGGGGCTGCGCCGATATTTCGCGTTTTTTATAGTTTTGCGATTGATACGTAAATTTATGAAAAGGTAATAAAAAATGGCGGAGGAAGTGGGATTTGAACCCACGTAGCGGCTCAGCACCGCTAAGACGATTTCGAGTCGCCCGCCTTCGACCGCTCGGCCACCCCTCCGCGTCTCCTAAAAGACGCAGAATATTATAGCCGATTTCCGCGACTTTGCAAGCTCTTTGAAAAACGATTTTATAGATAATCCCGCTTACATATATTGTTGAGCAGGCAGGATTGTACTATACTTGTCTGCCGTAGTAACTGCAGACCGCACAAATGTAAACGGAGGGGTCGCTTTGGCTTCAAAAGATTTTCTGCGCTCGACGAGACGCGAGACGATAGTCATCGTCGCTCTCTATATCCTCTTCTTCGCGTGGTGGTACGTGACCGCCTACGGTTTCGGGGACGACCCGTCGGCCTATGATTATATCCTCGGGTTCCCCGAATGGTTCTTTTACAGCTGTATCGCCGGCTACGTAGGCATCTCGCTGATACTCTGGGCGGCCGTCAGAGTATTCTTCAAGGACCTGCCGCTCGACGACGGCGGGGATTCCAAGGCGGAGGAATCGCGCAATGGTTAATCACGCGGCTATGATACTGCCGCTCGTGCTGTACTTCGTCCTCATTATGGGGATAGCGTGGCTCGGCAACCGCTCCGCCGCGCGGCGCTCGGACACGGCGGGATTCCTGGAGGAATATTTTATCGGCAGCCGCTCGATGGGCGGCTTCGTGCTCGCGATGGCGGTCATAACTACCTATACGAGCGCCAGCAGCTTCGTCGGCGGACCAGGCATAGCCTATAACCTGGGCCTCGGCTGGATACTTCTTTCGATGATACAGGTGCCTACGGCGTTTCTGACTCTCGGCGTGCTGGGCAAACGCTTCGCCCTCATAGCCCGGCGCACCAACGCAGTGACGATAACCGACTTCATACGCGCGCGCTACGACAGCGACGCAGTCGTCATACTGTCGTCCGCCGCGCTGCTTGTCTTCTTCATGGCCTCGATGCTCGCCCAGTTCATCGGCGGCGCCCGCCTCTTTGAATCGGTAACGGGTTACTCTTATCAGACGGGGCTTATAATATTCGGCCTCACCGTCGTCATTTACACGACGGTCGGCGGCTTCCGCGCCGTCGTCCTGACG encodes the following:
- the glgB gene encoding 1,4-alpha-glucan branching protein GlgB, which encodes MREIIYGPSLATGNDIYLFREGTHRRIYTFLGAHVAEHGGEAGTLFAVWAPCAKGVSVIGNFNSWNKECHKLAPRWDSSGIWEGFVPGVGAGEIYKYAITAESGAVLEKSDPLAFFCETPPATASVVCGAPSYEWGDSEWMAGRAAKNAPDAPQSIYELHAGSWRRGDGNTMLGWRGLAAELPRYLKDEGFTHVEFMPVMEHPFYGSWGYQTTGYYAPTSRYGSPEDFMSLVDALHREGIGVILDWVPSHFPMDAHGLARFDGTALYEHADPRQGFHPDWKSAIFNYGRNEVRSFLVSSANFWLERYHADGIRVDAVASMLYLDYSRRDGEWVPNKYGGKENCDAIDFIKELNCALYEEHPGIMTTAEESTSWPMVTKPTWLGGLGFGYKWNMGWMNDFLSYMSKDPIFRKYCHDKLTFGMWYAYSENFVLPFSHDEVVYGKRSLLEKMPGDAWQKAANLRLAFGWMFCHPGKKLVFMGGEFGQSREWNHDQSLDWHELKDPRHAGIARWFADVCRFYRESPELWELDNSPKGFEWIDCSDRDSSVVSFIRRDGEGHTLALAANFTPVVRSGYRVGLPCGGAWLEVLNSDAEVYGGSGVGNMGRVETEEKEFHGRPYSAELTIPPLGCVVLKPEDE
- the malQ gene encoding 4-alpha-glucanotransferase: MSTGRRSGVLLHVTSLPGPYGAGDFGTCAVRFAEFLKEGGFSLWQMLPLTPVLPVFGNSPYSSPSAFAGNPSLVSPELLFEDGLLTRAEIEAHAVHSGRAADFTAASDIRARLVALAWERFRGGVCHQMSDDFEKFRTEEKYWLRDYALYSLLKEKNGGRCWAEWATEFAAHDEAALARFETEHSDGLSLIEFTQFIFFRQLGALSARCAELGVELMCDAPIYVAWDGADVWAARWLFDLEPDGRPRCVAGVPPDYFSETGQRWGNPLYKWEEMRRDGFSWWRSRLRHMLKYCSLVRIDHFRGLSAFWEIPASCETAKEGCWRPALGGEMLEAFRREDCGGGELPLVAEDLGIITDDVRELMARFGLPGMKVLMFAFGGRVAENPYAPHNITPRSAVYTGTHDNDTAAGWWAESATDEERGNFSLYCWRGVDARNAAEIMTRMALSSSAELAVIPAQDLLGLGSECRMNRPSVPKGNWGWRLTYDEAARLMDGAPRLRALNDIYGRLPR
- a CDS encoding LTA synthase family protein, producing the protein MNYLGNSISGYRAAGDGRRELIFFCLWALAVYAKFFGLECEVWGRLPRAPLAYALSAALCAAFAAALSLLPRRVRFACALALDLAFSALIVTDLLHMRFYSDLFTLHNLGLSGQVDDVSDSVLALLSPRDILYFCDIPLLLVYRRFAARARAANLFGALTPRRAAVSCAALAASLGLFLFLIDGYDRRMPNALSAMWDRPAVCCNVGAMAYHAADARNVLRASFGRRALSAAEREAAAEEFAAFRASLRPPYPEAFGAAKGKNLIMIQAESLQSFVIGLRVNGREVTPNLNRFAREASFAGDLYVQTGLGNSADAEFLANAGMYPARSGVAYIRFADRSYDALPRVLRAHGYAALAMHGDRAGFWNRAHMYPSLGFERFVSKKDYEVDEAVGLGLSDASFFRQSLAMLETEKRPFYAFLVSLSSHYPFGFPELLKLADFDQGSEAEGTILRSYLAAIHYFDREFGRFIGGLKENGLYDESVVIIYGDHSAIPKWDSASLGKLLGKNLDNEWEWRAANMVPMMVRVPGGAKLPYVCGRALGQIDIPASAASLLGVEFSSGLGRNIFAPEPASAPVIFRSGGYVCGGTLVEPASKNAVDIRTGEEEEYGAPFAEMSAFCARILGLSDKILEYGLRLNSAR
- a CDS encoding YhdT family protein, which encodes MASKDFLRSTRRETIVIVALYILFFAWWYVTAYGFGDDPSAYDYILGFPEWFFYSCIAGYVGISLILWAAVRVFFKDLPLDDGGDSKAEESRNG